Proteins found in one Salvia splendens isolate huo1 chromosome 10, SspV2, whole genome shotgun sequence genomic segment:
- the LOC121752333 gene encoding calcium-binding protein CBP-like, translating into MSNYPHQNPSGAGYPYGAPPPSSQSYPSAPYGAPPPPGQASPYAPVASPYGAPSAPPGAPNQSYGGYPPPAYGSPFAALTPSAFPPGTDPSVISCFQMADQDGSGFIDDKELQRALSSYNQSFSLRTVHLLMYLFTNTNTRKIGPKEFTQVFYSLQSWRAIFERFDRDRSGKIDTNELREALLSLGFSVSPVVLELLVSKFDKSGGKNKAIEYDNFIECCLTVKGLTEKFKEKDTSFSGSATFTYESFMLTVLPFLIA; encoded by the exons ATGTCGAATTACCCTCACCAAAATCCCTCCGGCGCCGGCTACCCCTACGGCGCCCCGCCTCCTTCCTCGCAGTCCTACCCATCCGCTCCTTACGGCgctcctccgcctcccggccaAGCCTCCCCCTACGCCCCCGTCGCCTCCCCCTACGGCGCCCCCTCCGCTCCCCCTGGCGCGCCCAATCAGTCCTACGGCGGCTACCCGCCGCCAGCGTACGGAAGCCCCTTCGCCGCGCTCACTCCGTCGGCTTTTCCTCCCGGCACTGATCCGAGCGTGATCTCCTGCTTTCAGATGGCCGATCAGGACGGGAGTGGATTCATCGATGATAAGGAGCTTCAGCGCGCGCTCTCGTCGTATAACCAGAGCTTCAGTTTGAGGACCGTGCATCTGCTTATGTATCTCTTTACCAACACTAATACCAGGAAAATAG GTCCGAAAGAATTCACACAAGTCTTTTACAGTCTTCAGAGCTGGAGG GCAATATTTGAGAGATTCGACAGGGACAGGAGTGGCAAGATCGACACGAACGAGCTGAGGGAGGCCCTCCTCAGTCTCGGATTCTCAGTATCACCGGTGGTTCTGGAGTTGCTGGTCTCCAAGTTTGACAAAAGTGGAGGCAAGAACAAGGCCATTGAATACGACAATTTCATAGA GTGCTGTCTCACTGTGAAG GGACTGACTGAGAAATTCAAGGAGAAGGATACATCATTCTCTGGTTCAGCAACTTTTACCTACGAATCCTTCATGTTAACTGTGTTACCTTTCCTTATTGCTTAG